The Methanomicrobia archaeon genome segment TTGTAGATTATTCTGAAAGAGCAGTTGAGCTTGCTTATGAAAGACTTAAATATCCAGCAGAAGATCCTAGACATGTTGAGGCAGAGAACATTGGACGTGATTGGATACATTGGGCAGTACAAGGTGTTGCAGAAAGAGGTTTTTTAGAGGATGATGTTGTTGATTTGCTCAATACTCTTGATGGATACTTATACGATGGATGTTATGAAGAGAGAAAAAAGAAGGTAGATATGGAAGGTAGCCACAAAGCATTAGCTCAAGATTTGAAGAATGATAAAAAAAATGCTCAACAGAATTTGGAAGGAAGATGTTATGTAATTTTTGAAGTTTCTCCAGGGGCTAGGTGTTAGCTGATTGGATTATTTGTTGCGGATAAATAAAAACCAGAGCAATAAGCCTTTCAATAAACACAATAATAATAGCAGCAATGGCATTAATAGTTCTTATTGTTTTAGTAGCAGTTTTTACAGGCCAAAGCAGGAAAGCAGTTATAACATTTGAGGACTGCGCGAGCAGGGGTGGGACGTGTAAAAAGCCTAAAGATCGTGGAGGAGCAAAACCGCTCCCTATTCCCCCAGCAGATCTCGTTGCTCAGCAACCTTCACGTTCGCCACAAACGATCGAGCGACAAGAGGATTCGCCGCTTGTTCAGGAAAGCCCAACGCTACCAGAACGCGTCTGCACAGTTCCGCATCATTAGAGACCAGCGAACGATCGTCATCTACAACTCTGATAACCGCTTCGTGGATGCGTTGTAAATATCGCAACCCTTCGTCCATCTGCTGGTGTACTTGAGCACCATCACGCGGATCGTCCCATGAGGATAACAGGACCTTAACGCCGTCAATGCCCATCAATGTCTTTAGCGACGCGACGGACGCCAGCACGTCATCGTAAATGGGCAACTCACCCGCGAGCGGGATGGCATCGCCGGAGAAGAGCGCGTGGTCCGCGTGTAGTACGAGCGAGATCGACCCGTTTGAATGCCCCGGCGTGTGGAGCACGTCCAATCGGAGGCCGTCCCCGAGATCAATGACATCGCATTCCTCGAGGATACAGTCAACCGCCACGGAGCCCCCGACAAGCGACTGGAAGTTCGGAATCGGGCGCTCCTTACACTGCA includes the following:
- a CDS encoding MBL fold metallo-hydrolase; its protein translation is MQVTEHIHAIKIPFQVRSFSGIPVDRFVYAYLIYSVEQICLIDCGVAGSERVLFDYVRSTGRMPEDIAMIVQTHAHPDHIGATRALKEAKGCIVAAHPDDMAWIEDVELQCKERPIPNFQSLVGGSVAVDCILEECDVIDLGDGLRLDVLHTPGHSNGSISLVLHADHALFSGDAIPLAGELPIYDDVLASVASLKTLMGIDGVKVLLSSWDDPRDGAQVHQQMDEGLRYLQRIHEAVIRVVDDDRSLVSNDAELCRRVLVALGFPEQAANPLVARSFVANVKVAEQRDLLGE